One part of the Glycine max cultivar Williams 82 chromosome 14, Glycine_max_v4.0, whole genome shotgun sequence genome encodes these proteins:
- the LOC100777132 gene encoding cyclin-A2-2 isoform X2, which translates to MDRENAVMGGVREGEERGVRVTRAMARAALGWVSASSRPSFKKECKNNSRTALADVSNISRKSQARGGYKKTNTKGSSNVSIQVLSTQEDVRAELAKDLSTISMVQTHDAIVERPEDTELVQPSMSVMAGPLLSMQNSMKSDEILSPPNKDIDMITEKLKLSERLGIVDIDSVELKDPQVWSSYAPDIYNNIFVREFERRPLSDYMDKLQQDITPSMRGILIDWLVEVSEEYKLVPDTLYLTVNLIDRFLSQSLVQKQRLQLLGVTCMLIASKYEEICAPRVEEFCFITDNTYTKAEVLKMESGVLNLLHFQLSVPTTKTFLRRFILAAQSSYKLLAVSTFPYSCICGINRQMDSQPIRTSMEFNHGTLYKLQSV; encoded by the exons ATGGATAGAGAAAATGCTGTAATGGGTGGTGTAAGAGAGGGTGAAGAGCGTGGTGTTCGGGTCACTCGAGCAATGGCAAGAGCTGCTTTGGGTTGGGTCTCTGCCTCTTCTAGACCGTCTTTCAAGAAGGAATGTAAAAACAACAGTAGGACAGCACTAGCAGATGTATCTAACATAAGCAGAAAATCACAG GCAAGAGGAGGTTACAAGAAGACTAACACAAAGGGATCTTCCAATGTCTCCATTCAAGTTTTGTCAACTCAAGAAGATGTTAGAGCAGAGTTAGCAAAAGATTTATCCACAATATCGATGGTACAGACACATGATGCTATTGTAGAAAGGCCGGAAGACACAGAGCTAGTGCAACCCTCTATGTCTGTTATGGCAGGTCCTCTGCTTTCAATGCAGAACTCTATGAAGTCTGATGAAATCCTTAGCCCTCCAAACAAAG ACATTGATATGATTACTGAGAAACTAAAACTTTCAGAACGTTTGGGCATTGTGGACATTGATTCAGTGGAGTTAAAGGATCCTCAAGTTTGGAGTTCATATGCCCCTGATATATACAATAATATATTTGTCAGGGAG TTTGAAAGGAGACCGTTAAGTGATTACATGGACAAGTTACAGCAAGATATCACTCCAAGCATGCGAGGAATTCTGATTGATTGGCTTGTGGAG GTTTCTGAGGAATATAAGCTAGTTCCAGATACTCTTTACCTTACTGTGAATCTCATTGATCGGTTTCTTTCTCAAAGTTTGGTTCAGAAACAAAGGCTCCAGTTGCTGGGTGTTACTTGCATGCTGATTGCATC AAAGTATGAAGAGATTTGTGCTCCTCGAGTGGAAGAATTTTGCTTCATCACAGATAATACGTACACAAAAGCAGAG GTATTGAAAATGGAGAGTGGGGTTCTAAATCTGTTGCATTTTCAGTTATCTGTTCCCACCACAAAAACATTTCTCAG GAGGTTCATCCTAGCAGCACAATCTTCTTACAAG CTTCTTGCAGTTTCTACCTTCCCTTATAGCTGCATCTGCGGTATTAATCGCCAGATGGACTCTCAACCAATCAGAACATCCATGG AATTCAACCATGGAACACTATACAAATTACAAAGTGTCTGA
- the LOC100777132 gene encoding cyclin-A2-2 isoform X1 — MDRENAVMGGVREGEERGVRVTRAMARAALGWVSASSRPSFKKECKNNSRTALADVSNISRKSQARGGYKKTNTKGSSNVSIQVLSTQEDVRAELAKDLSTISMVQTHDAIVERPEDTELVQPSMSVMAGPLLSMQNSMKSDEILSPPNKDIDMITEKLKLSERLGIVDIDSVELKDPQVWSSYAPDIYNNIFVREFERRPLSDYMDKLQQDITPSMRGILIDWLVEVSEEYKLVPDTLYLTVNLIDRFLSQSLVQKQRLQLLGVTCMLIASKYEEICAPRVEEFCFITDNTYTKAEVLKMESGVLNLLHFQLSVPTTKTFLRRFILAAQSSYKVSYVELEFLANYLAELTLVEYSFLQFLPSLIAASAVLIARWTLNQSEHPWNSTMEHYTNYKVSELKTTVLALADLQLDTKGCSLNAIREKYKQQKFKSVANLSPKPVQSLFEAQVKTVNDAYVKTKY, encoded by the exons ATGGATAGAGAAAATGCTGTAATGGGTGGTGTAAGAGAGGGTGAAGAGCGTGGTGTTCGGGTCACTCGAGCAATGGCAAGAGCTGCTTTGGGTTGGGTCTCTGCCTCTTCTAGACCGTCTTTCAAGAAGGAATGTAAAAACAACAGTAGGACAGCACTAGCAGATGTATCTAACATAAGCAGAAAATCACAG GCAAGAGGAGGTTACAAGAAGACTAACACAAAGGGATCTTCCAATGTCTCCATTCAAGTTTTGTCAACTCAAGAAGATGTTAGAGCAGAGTTAGCAAAAGATTTATCCACAATATCGATGGTACAGACACATGATGCTATTGTAGAAAGGCCGGAAGACACAGAGCTAGTGCAACCCTCTATGTCTGTTATGGCAGGTCCTCTGCTTTCAATGCAGAACTCTATGAAGTCTGATGAAATCCTTAGCCCTCCAAACAAAG ACATTGATATGATTACTGAGAAACTAAAACTTTCAGAACGTTTGGGCATTGTGGACATTGATTCAGTGGAGTTAAAGGATCCTCAAGTTTGGAGTTCATATGCCCCTGATATATACAATAATATATTTGTCAGGGAG TTTGAAAGGAGACCGTTAAGTGATTACATGGACAAGTTACAGCAAGATATCACTCCAAGCATGCGAGGAATTCTGATTGATTGGCTTGTGGAG GTTTCTGAGGAATATAAGCTAGTTCCAGATACTCTTTACCTTACTGTGAATCTCATTGATCGGTTTCTTTCTCAAAGTTTGGTTCAGAAACAAAGGCTCCAGTTGCTGGGTGTTACTTGCATGCTGATTGCATC AAAGTATGAAGAGATTTGTGCTCCTCGAGTGGAAGAATTTTGCTTCATCACAGATAATACGTACACAAAAGCAGAG GTATTGAAAATGGAGAGTGGGGTTCTAAATCTGTTGCATTTTCAGTTATCTGTTCCCACCACAAAAACATTTCTCAG GAGGTTCATCCTAGCAGCACAATCTTCTTACAAG GTTTCTTATGTTGAACTGGAATTTCTGGCAAATTATTTAGCAGAGCTTACTCTTGTTGAATACAGCTTCTTGCAGTTTCTACCTTCCCTTATAGCTGCATCTGCGGTATTAATCGCCAGATGGACTCTCAACCAATCAGAACATCCATGG AATTCAACCATGGAACACTATACAAATTACAAAGTGTCTGAGCTTAAAACTACTGTCCTTGCACTGGCAGATTTGCAACTTGATACGAAAGGCTGTTCCCTGAATGCTATTCGCGAAAAATATAAACAGCAGAAG TTCAAGAGTGTGGCAAATTTGTCTCCGAAACCGGTGCAGTCACTTTTCGAGGCTCAAGTTAAAACTGTAAATGATGCATATGTGAAGACTAAATATTGA